In a genomic window of Quercus lobata isolate SW786 chromosome 4, ValleyOak3.0 Primary Assembly, whole genome shotgun sequence:
- the LOC115988091 gene encoding ankyrin-3-like: protein MDERMKQAAERGDINAMYQLIEEEENLLDNIDHAPNLFRVFGNELITLLHYVVAIGDQHIDLLEKFLLVCPDSIRDVTGRKETALHIALKKEQLKAFKFLVGWLGRNFLKNSLSNVKEVLDQKDDEGNTVLHIAVSKNLNQVVSHLLAWGFQFVDVNSTNSKRKTAWDISQGQTQVDNTAWDISQEQTQVDNREIKLMLLSAGASSGSSLSSDNNIDEFYNLIGEDEKLLEHIDELPFFNTPLHIAASYGNIRFALEMMSLKPSFARKLNQNGFSPIHLALRNKHKVLVRKLLQIDGDLVRVKGRECLTPLHYMVESFEDLALLELFLEVCPDSITDVTVENKTALHIALKYDKLKAFKLIVEWLAINCSENDQFNERKVLGWRDNEGNTVLHIAVSEKKTQAVRHLLAVPVLSMLNHINMEGKTAWDILQGQTQEDNREIRVMLCRAKFRWHPMNLLSMPNVVIRLNTKIKREVWKLTDGSRNMFLVVAVLLVTVSYQAVLSPPGGLWQDNGECINLTEYNKHSNGSNYLTPFNLTTIGSSNYPVTIDLTESSATLVCEHLAGTAIGSKNTLFIVFIIFNSLTFALSNLLIILLILNGCIKLLFFGLSITLCYSYLYSLLAICDIPDMLSVPVIFTAYYCMLVQLLSWYQ from the exons ATGGATGAGAGGATGAAGCAGGCTGCTGAAAGGGGAGATATTAATGCCATGTACCAAttaattgaagaagaagaaaatcttTTGGATAACATTGACCACGCACCAAATCTTTTTCGTGTCTTTGGAAATGAGCTTATCACTCTTTTGCATTATGTTGTAGCAATAGGTGATCAACACATTGATCTATTGGAAAAATTTCTATTAGTCTGTCCTGATTCTATTAGAGATGTGACGGGGCGAAAAGAGACGGCTCTACATATTgccttaaaaaaagaacaactcAAGGCTTTCAAATTCTTGGTGGGATGGCTCGGAAgaaatttcttgaaaaattcTTTATCAAATGTAAAAGAAGTTCTGGACCAGAAGGATGATGAAGGCAATACTGTATTGCACATTGCAGTATCAAAAAATCTTAACCAG GTTGTGAGTCACTTACTTGCTTGGGGTTTCCAATTTGTCGATGTAAACAGTACAAATTCAAAGCGTAAAACAGCATGGGACATCTCACAAGGACAAACACAAGTAGACAACACAGCATGGGACATCTCACAAGAACAAACACAAGTAGACAACAGAGAGATCAAGCTTATGCTACTTAGTGCTGGAGCTTCATCGGGTTCATCTCTTTCTAGTGATAATAATATTGATGAATTTTACAACTTAATTGGAGAGGATGAAAAACTTTTGGAGCACATTGATGAGCTACCATTTTTTAATACTCCTTTACACATTGCTGCATCTTATGGGAACATCCGATTTGCCCTGGAGATGATGAGTTTAAAGCCCTCATTTGCAAGGAAACTAAATCAAAATGGGTTTAGCCCTATTCACCTCGCTTTAAGAAATAAGCATAAAGTGTTAGTGCGTAAGCTTTTACAAATTGATGGGGACCTTGTTCGTGTCAAAGGAAGGGAGTGTCTCACTCCTTTGCATTACATGGTAGAAAGCTTTGAGGACCTTGCTCTATTGGAATTATTTCTAGAAGTCTGTCCTGATTCTATTACAGATGTGACAGTGGAAAACAAGACGGCTTTGCATATTGCCCTCAAATATGACAAGCTCAAGGCTTTTAAACTCATTGTGGAATGGCTTGCAATAAATTGTTCAGAAAATGATCAATTTAATGAAAGAAAAGTCCTGGGCTGGAGGGACAATGAAGGCAATACTGTGTTGCATATTGCAGTatcagaaaagaaaacccaG GCGGTGAGACACTTGCTTGCGGTTCCAGTTTTGTCAATGTTAAACCATATAAATATGGAGGGTAAAACAGCATGGGACATCTTGCAAGGACAGACACAAGAAGACAACAGAGAGATTAGGGTTATGCTATGCCGTGCTAAATTTAGATGGCATCCAATGAATTTGCTGTCAATGCCTAATGTTGTGATCcgtttgaatacaaaaattaaacgTGAAGTATGGAAATTAACAGACGGAAGTCGCAATATGTTTCTGGTGGTTGCAGTACTGCTTGTAACAGTCAGTTATCAAGCGGTACTCAGCCCTCCTGGTGGACTTTGGCAAGATAATGGTGAGTGCATCAACCTCACTGAATATAATAAGCATTCTAATGGAAGCAATTATCTGACTCCCTTCAATCTAACAACAATAGGGAGTAGTAATTATCCTGTAACCATTGATCTGACTGAGTCCAGTGCCACACTAGTGTGTGAACACTTAGCAGGGACAGCCATTGGTTCGAAAAATAccctttttatagtgttcatcatttttaattctttgacaTTTGCGCTCTCAAACTTATTAATAATTCTCCTCATTCTAAATGGGTGCATTAAGCTTCTGTTCTTCGGACTCAGTATCACCCTCTGCTATAGCTATCTTTATTCACTTCTGGCCATATGCGATATTCCAGATATGCTAAGTGTGCCTGTGATTTTTACGGCCTATTATTGTATGTTGGTACAACTTTTATCCTGGTACCAATGA